The stretch of DNA GCTCTGCTGCAACCTCCTTTCCTCCAGCTACTGGCATTGTATGGCCACCATATAGCTCTGCTGCACAAAGAGACCGAGCATCTTCTATTCTATccaaggaggaggcggaaggtAGAGAGGGGAGAAGATGCAGGACTGGTCCTGTTGACACTATCTTTAACTAAAGTGGCATTTTGATTATCAAGGAAATTATCAGTAACTTGGTGGGTAAAATGACATTTTAATTAGCAGTAACTGTTGAGATTTAACAAGGAACTTACAAATAACATGCTTTAACCTGTCAAGTCACGACGAAGATTTGCGGTGGTTTGGAATTTACTAGTGCATGCTTTTAACCATCTTCTTTCATTCTCTCGAACTCGCATCTAATCGCGCGTCATTTTTAGCTACCATCATCTTCCATGCTTTTGCTTTTCACCGAGACACATTTCATATTATCAGTAGCTATTGTCTAATTGTGTGAGTTGGTAACAAGGAACTTGTTGTTGCCAGCTGTTTTATCAGGAATCCTTTTTGTGTGGTCAGGAAATCTTTTTTGTGAGGATCTCTATTTAGGTGTCCTCTTCCTATCCAGTTTATTGGTCTGACTTTGAAGTGCCAGCTTAATTAATTAGGTGCCCTCACCAACCAATGGTTAACCTAGCTGACCTCCCTTTCAGAAGCCATGTATATACCCCTACACAGGCAACTTATTCCCCTTATTAGTGTCTCTTAGCTCCTATGCTTGCAGTAACCTGCTGCCTCCCTTTTCGATCAGTCTATTAAAACATCTGAATTACTGCTGTGTAATGCATGGTATGACAGGAATGAAGTCTGATACTGATAGCAACGGAAAGTTGCACTTTCCTCTCGCGACCgcgtcgccccccccccccccccccccccccccccccccccccgccggcGCGCGCGCGCGGGCGACCGGCCGCGCGCCAGGCCTCCTCCCTCCAggccctccctccctcctcccttcccgccgccgtcgccggcgccCGCGGCCGGCTTGGCCCGGGGCTGCTGGTGGCGGCGGCCTCCTGGCCCTTCCCCTCCCGGTTGCTCTCCAGCGCGGGCGGAGCTGCTCCGGGCTCCGGGGGGTGCGTTTAGGCGGCGGCGGTCTGGCGTGGCGGGGGGTTCCGTGGCGCATGCAGGCGAGCAgctgggcggcggcgctgccGTTGGCGGCGAGATCTGGCGTCGCCCGCTCGGCCCAAATCTAGGCCCTTCAGGCCCCATCTGGGCctgggcgggccggcggcggggatgGTCTCCGGCGTGGCTTCTGGGAGGCGGAGGAGATGCGACGAGCGGCTGGGTGCCGGCGACGACGACGCCGGCCTGTTGCATCGTGGCCGGCGGGGCTTAACGGGCCCGCTTCGGGCCTGGCTGGGCCAGGGGTGGCCCGGCATGCCCCGCTGCCGCGTCCGGACGGCTACCGCGACGGTGCCGGAGGCACGGGCCTCCCGCACGACGGCGGTGGAGGTGGTTCCCTCCCGCTCGATGTCGGTGTTGCTGCTCCCGTCGTGGTGAGCTTCTCTCCGGTCCTCTTGGCCTCGTGGTGGTGTTCGTAGTGAGGCGGCGTGGGTGGCGGCGGTACTGCGTTGGCGCATGGTGGTGGGCGACGGTTTGGCAGGTCGGTTCCGTCCGGTTGGGCGGTTGGGGTTGGAATGCGGGAGAAATCCCTGCCGGCTTCGGCCCCGACGCGGGGACACCTGTAGGTGCCACCATTCCTTCCTGGAGGGTGTCGGTGGTATCCACCCCCCACCTCCCTCCGCGTGCCCGGGGAAACCTGAGGACTCGTCCGGGCAGCAGCGTCGTCGGCGTCGCATCCCTTCTTGGAGGTGCTGCTTGGTACGCGGCGGATCGGAGACTTGGTCTGTGGTGATTTGTGTCCGGTGGGCGCCGCGGTGCCGGGTCATCCGCGCTTTGCCAAGCTGCCGTGGTTGGCATttgtttcttcttcttttttcttggTGTGTTGTGCTGCTCGCCACAGCGTTATCTGTACTCGATGTTGGTTGCTTTGGAATACAAAGCGAGGGAAACCCTTTTTCGGTAATGCATGGTATGTTGTGAGACAGAAACAAGAATCAGTGCTACTACATCTGTTAAATACTCCAACACCAATTATTGATCCTTAATTTATTCTACACCAGATTGGCTAGGAACAGAGAAGCATGAATAGCATGTTTTGTGAGACAGAAAAACATGAATAGCATGAAAAAGCATGAACAGCATGCCATACTTGTTGCTACATCTGcccaaatatgtactccctccgttcctaaatataagtttttttagagattccaatatagactacatacggagcaaaatgagtgaatctacactcttaaatatgtctatatacatccgtatgtagttcatattgaaatctctaaaaaggcatatttaggaacggaggaagtatcCATTTAATTTATTCTACACCATATAGATTGTTTATGAACAGAAAATTTCCAGCCTTTCTAACTGCCTCCAACCGCCCAAGTGAAAAGCGGTCCATTTTTGGTGCTCATAAAAGGCTCGGCTGCCCTTTGCCTGTTGTGGTTAAAGTAGAGAGGCCGTGTTTCTTCTTCCTGGAATGATGGCATGTGCAGCATGAATGAAAGCTCTGCtccaacctcctcctcctcctcctcctcctccatctaCTGGTATCCATTGTATGGCCATTATATAGCACTGCACAGAGAGATAGACTGGCTAGCTTAGCTGCTGCTATATAGACAGGCTCCTCCTCTGCAGTGTGTCAGAGCATACCCTGTTCTACCTTAGGAGTCAAGAAGAGTAGAaggtagagagagagagtgagggGGGGAGAAGATGCAGGACTGGGCTGGAGTGTTCATCCCTCTGGTGCTCTTCATCCTGCTGTCGCCGGGGCTGCTGTTCCAGATCCCCGGCAAGTGCCGGATCATCGAGTTCGGCAACTTCCACACCAGCGCCGTCTCCATCATCGTCCACTCCGTCATCTTCTTCAGCTTCGCCGCCATCTTCCTCATCGCCGTCGGGGTGCACATCGACCTCGGCCCCTGAACCGAActcggtgtttcgtgttttcaaCATCCATCCATCAGCTGAACATGTAGCTGGGCTGGGTTCTCTGAAAGTTTAGGGTCTTGTTTATGTGGGTTCATGCATAATAGTGTCTCTCGCTCGCTCACCGTGTCGATCGGCAATGTCGCCGTGGTGACTGGGGATGAAACTGGTTCTTTGCTTGTAGCTAGATTCACTTACCTCAAGATAAATAAAGCTCTGTTTCTGTGACACTTTTTGTCATTCAGATTGTTTGCATTTCCCTTGTGCCTGAAGCTGCTTCAAGAGAGGACGAAGCAGGTTAGCAGTAGTAGTTACAGTGTCTGTCAGATACAAGGAGTGTTTGGTGTGGAGTCGCGGTAGGATGTGAGTGGTGCTGGAAAGGAACAAATTGGAGAGCATCCATCAAAGTCCCCAGCTGAGGGTGAGTGAATGATTCCTCGTCCTAAAAGAAACGCACAGAGCATTCAGTGAAGAACTGAGCCTGGTTTTCAGAGTGATTAAGGAAGAAATTTGTTCCTAGCTTCTAGCTAAGATTCAGTCACCTCTGAAGATAAATTTAATTTTGCAACCTCCATCCTTGTTCAGATTGTTTGCATTTCTTTTCTCCCTGAAACTGTTTCGGCGCAGCGGCGCCGAGGAAACAAGGTCAGTAGTTACAGTATGTGTCGGGTAAAATGTGCGTAGTTAACAGAGGGTTTGGTGTCGAGTCGCGGTAGCGCGCGCGGTGCTGTGTTGGCTTTTATCTacaaagcggggcgaaagccttctTTCTGGGTAGTGACTGGTGCAGGAAAGGAACAAAATCCAGCTTATGTGAGTGTGACCTAAAAGGAACAGGAATAAAAACGTCGCTGCTCCAGCTTTGGAACTGGTGTGTGTGTGTAAATTGGTCTGGAAGCGATTCAGAGAATGATGCAGAGCTGCTGCTGCTTCAGTGTATCCTTGCATTCAGGCTGCAAGTGATTCAGAGAGTTATTCAGAGAACGATGCAGAGCTGCTTCAGTGAAGAGCTGAGCCTACTCTTGAGAGAGTGAGAGTGATGATATGGTGGACGGTGTCTGTCTTGGCTACTGTAGCTGGCTGGTGTGCTTGTTGTTAGCCGTGCTGACAAGTGAGCATGCAGGCTGCGTCTTTAAGCTTCTGACAGTGACACATTATCTGCACACGAACACACACATACACCAGTCAAATATACAGTAGTGGTTGGTTAGTAGCAGTAAAAAGATGACATGTTCAGCTGGTGGTGTAGTACACGAGGCTAAGGCAGGATGATGAGAGACACAAGTGATCTTCTTCCGGACTGCAAATAAGTTGTCTAGGTCTCACAGGATGTGGCCTTTGGGGTCTCAGAAGCCGTGATGTGATGGATGGGTTTTGTTTTGTTGCCTAGGTCCACCCAACACTTGAACTCGCCTGCTAGTGACAATTTCTCGCCGGCCGGCCGCCACGCCCTGGACGGCACGGCAGCTCGCCCGATCTGGTCACGCCAGACGCCACACTGTCATCACCGTCGTCGTCATCGTCCGGCCAACATCCTATTTATAGATGGAAACTTAACTAGGAGAGCAGCACTGGCATAGATACACAGAGCTGTTGATTGACAGAGGGGCGCTCGAGCTCACCGTTGATCGGACGAACATGTCGGGCGACTGGGGCCCGGTGCTGATCGCGACGGCCTTCTTCGTGGTGATGCTGCCGGGGCTGATCTGCGAGATCCCCGGCGGCGGGGGCCGCGGCCGGCCCGAGTTCCACAGCATGAAGACCAACGGCATCGCCATGTTCGTCCACACCGTCATCTTCTTCGCCTTCTGCGCCATCTTCATGGTCGCCGTCGGCGTCCACGTCTACGCCGGCTAAACCTCCCGCACTCCACACACCACCAGCTAGCTAGTAGTGCTAGTGTGAGCAAGAGATCCATCGTGTGTGTTCCATGTTTGTATTTTTTACTCTATTTATAATCTATATGCTCAGGATTGTCTGTCAGTTCATCAACCTGTGATTTATTGAATGGTTGATTTGAGCCATACCCCCAAAAATATCTAGGTGCAATTCAGTAGCACCAGTCAAAGAGGGCTAAAATTGATGAGTGAGTTTCATCGACCCAAGAAAAAATATCTCAGAAGGAAAAAAGTTCAAAGACAGACCAGATTGGCATGTTCCAGTTTCACAGCTTTGATTTTAAAAAAAACTTTGATTTACATGCGAACAGACACATCACAACCAGCTTTTGTTCCTTCTTCCTTCAGTGGAACCAACAGAGCTTCCACCTCTCTCTACATAATCTAATCATGAGACAACAATTGCACTGAACTGCGCTGAATTCCCACAAAATCCAGCACTACCACAAACATCCGGCAGCGATCAATCACCGGCGTCTTCGCAAATGTGGTTATTGCCTCCTGCTGCTGCTGGAAGGAGAAGAGGCCATCTTTCCCTCGACGTACTGAGCGAATTTCACCCTTGGGCCCTGAATCCATTCAAAGACACGATTGTTTAGTTAAACCGACTCCGGCGAGTTCTCATGGCAAACCGTTGCACAAGGTAGGGAGGCCACTCACAGGAATTTTGCAGTGAGAGTTGAGCTCGGCCAGCATCTGCTGCCGACGCTCCTTGGCCACCTCCTCTACCCGCAACGCCCTCTGGCAAGCTTCCATCTGCTCCTGCTGCAGATTTAACAGAAGTGTTTCTTCAGTACTGACATCTTTTAAAACAGAAAATTCAAATATATTGCAAGTTACAGTAATGCTACAGGCAGCTAAATCTTCAGACAGGATTCCCATCCATGATGGGTAAACAGCCAAAATAAATTGTAAGCTGAGAAAGGACAGGTCAGGTTACAGGCATTGCACTCCCAGGTTTTAATTTAGTGTTAAAAGCCAGTTTCCTAATATGTTTTACTAGTATGTGCTCACAAGAGTTGCACACATAAATAGAATACACAAGGAGTGCCATGCAGAGGGCTCATGACAGATATAACCATGATTTGAAAATTGCAGCCAAGTTTAAAAAATGCATGTGGGTGACAACCTGAATTAAGTCTTGGTCCTGGCAATGAATCTTCATTTAGGCAGATGATGATTCATTTAAAACAAGTAGCAAAGCAAAATATACTATTCAGCGTTTCTCTCCTTTGGAGAAAAATGCAAGTGTAGAACTTCATCACAAGGACGAGAAACTGAAAGTGAAGTGCCGGTGAATACACTTACCTTGCCAGAAGATTTCTCGGCCATACTCCTAAGACTTGCCACCTCCTCCAGTAAGTTCACTATTATATCATCTGCCTCTTGCATCTGCTTCCTAGAGAACTCAAAAGCTCTATCAGCACGTAGACGAAACACACTGCAGTCCAAGCACATGCAGATGCCCCTGCACCCCATTGTATGCCTCTTAAGTATTCCCTTCTTTGGAGAAAGTTTCTTCGGAGAAAAGCCCCGCTTCTTCAGAAAAGAGGCGCCGCTGAAAGCGCCACTGCTAGGGGAGGGTATCTTCGGAGAAAGGCGTTGTTGTTCCAAACAAGGAGAACCCAATGGAGACGGTGTGCCCACTTTACTCAGCCCTGATTCAGCATGTGCAACACAACCAGACATTCCCTCTGCTGATAAGGGTGAGCCAATAGAAGGTTCAGAAGGCTTGCAGATCATTCCCACATCAAGCAGTAGGCCACCAAGAGAAGCCACAGAATCATGTCTCTCTGGTGAACCGTGTGGATCAGCTCCACCATCCACCATTACTGTCTTGATAGAACATCCTGACTCTGGGCTCTGGCATTGTTGTGCTAGAGCAAGATCAGCATTGCATTGTAACTTCTTTGAGTCACATGCCTGAGGCTGATCTTTCATCAGAAACTCACCCTTGTCTGATGCTAATCCACTTGACTCATCTCTGTCATTAAGTACAGAATTCTCATCTGATTTTGTTGCCTTTTCTTCAACTATCCTCTCAGCTTCAGCTACATCACTTTCCTTAGCAGAGCCATCTGAGACAGCAAGCTGACACTGTCCACCAGCCAGGACATCATTCCTCTCTGATGTTAGCTCACGCTTGTCTGGGGATAATAGGTCTCCATCTGAAGCCAACACTTCTTGTGTGACTTTCTGCACTTCAGCTGTACTGACATCCAGAGAGACTTCTGCAACTGGAACAACAGACTGAAGCTGTACACCCTTCAAAAGATAGTTCTCATCTGTTGATGATATTTCTTCTACAATTCTGTCAAGTTCAGCTTGGTAGCATGCTTCAGGGGAGCCTTCTGAGACAGAAAGATGATTTCCACTAGCCAACACATCATTTTCAGGCAATGCTAATTGCTTCTCTTCCGAGACTGTTTGAAGTTTGGCCATGTCTTCTTTCTGAGAAGAGGTTTCTGGTACAGAAAGACAACAGCACACTATAAGAACAGGCAACTCTAAAATAAGTGTCACAGATCATGAACAGCAAATCACAGCGATGGACTCACCATTCTCCATGAGAAATGGCAGCATCCTCTTGTAGCTAAATGAGCTTCGATGGGGAACAAACTTTGACCTCATGCAGCGGGGAAGGGACTGAAACAGGCAGAAGAATACATGATGTCAATTGTCACAACTATACAGGAAATGCAGTTAACATTGTTTAATTTACACGTGCAAATAAGAGACATGGTCTCAAGAGCTCACCGGCTTGCTGCTTGCAAGATCAGCAGGTACAATCTTGGTTTCCTCTTTCACACTGTCACAGCAATCCTTCGCCTCCTGAGTTCCTTCAGCCTTCCCAACAGGCAGGTCTACAGAATCCATAGGAACAGGCTTCTCATCTGATTTTGATGCCTTCTCTTCCACAGTGCTTTCAACTTCAGCTGCATTTCCTTCACCATGAGTGTCTTCTGAAACAGGAAGCTGGTTCTGTCGACCGGACGGAACAGCATTCACGCCTGATGCTAATTCACCACTCTCTGAAGACAATGGGTCTCCAACTGAAGCTGGCTCTTCTCCTTGTGTGCCTTTCTGCACTTCAGCTGCACTGCCATCCAGCAAAACTTCTGCAGTGGCAGATTGAATCTGTCCACTGGCCTGGACATCAGTCTCATCAGATGTCATTTGCTGCTCTTCTGATAATCTTCTAAACTTGGCCCTGTCTCCTTCCTGAGAGGAGATGTCTGGTACAGAAAGACAATAGGAAACTATCAGAAAGCCGAACTTGAAGAGAACTGCGGCAAGTAGGATCACAATCAGCTGCACGCAGCAGTCGACTCACCGTTCTCCATGAGAAATGGCAACATCCTCTTGTAGCTGAATGAGCTCGGGTGATGAACAAACTTTGACCTCGTGCAGCGGGCAAGAGACTGAAACGAGCAGAAGCACAGATTATCTCACTGCTACGCAGGAAATCTAGTCAACCCTGCTTAATTTACTGACGTAAACAAGAGACGTAGTAGTATCAAGAACACTCACGGGCTTGCTGCTTGCGAGATCGACAGGGGCAGACTTGGTTTCTTCTTTGACACTGTCACAGATCTCCGTGTCTGCTACAGCCTTCACAACAGGCGGCGGCTCCACGGAATCCAGAGGAGCAGCTCCGCCTTGACTCCCACCCACGGGAGGTATCTCATCAGCCAACCCGGAGTCAGATCTGCTGAGCTCCTTGCTTGGGATGGGAACCTTGTTTTCGGAGGGCATGTCCTTGCTGCTTGAGATGTCTGAACCTGTAAAACACATCCGAGGAAATGGGGAATGAAATGCGAGCCCAAGCACACGAACACGGGGGAGGGAAACCAAGTAGAGGGTGGGTGGTGCTACCTTTGTTGGCCATCTGGTTGAGGAAAGGGAGCAGCCGCCGGTAGCCGAAGGAGCCCGGGTCGCGCACGAGCTTGGACCGCGGCAGCATCTGATCCATTCACCAACGAAGCGGGGTGAGATGGGGAGCAGCAGAGAGGTCGAGAGACGCGCAAGGTACGAGACAGATCGAGAAACTAGCGGGGGAGGGGGGGACTGACCGGCTTCCTCTCGCGGTCTTCGGCGGCCGCCACGGGCTCCGGCGGGGTGCTCTGGATCTGGACGGATCCGGGCTTGGCGGCGGCCGCGGCGCATTCGGGGGAGACGTCGAGGGTCGCGGACGCGGGAGGGACgacgcggcggaggcggaggtcCTTGACGGacgcgccgccgccggcggcggcaCCCCCGTCCCCTTCGACGAGGTGGAGCAGGAGCTTGGCGTGGCGGCGGGAGGTGATGCCGCCGACCGGCGTGGCCGGGATCTGCTGGctcggcatggtggtgg from Triticum urartu cultivar G1812 chromosome 3, Tu2.1, whole genome shotgun sequence encodes:
- the LOC125542730 gene encoding uncharacterized protein LOC125542730, with amino-acid sequence MSGDWGPVLIATAFFVVMLPGLICEIPGGGGRGRPEFHSMKTNGIAMFVHTVIFFAFCAIFMVAVGVHVYAG
- the LOC125542728 gene encoding uncharacterized protein LOC125542728 isoform X2 (The sequence of the model RefSeq protein was modified relative to this genomic sequence to represent the inferred CDS: added 26 bases not found in genome assembly); translation: MGTLFSEGMSNPAPTAPEPEARANAAAAAAPTTTMPSQQIPATPVGGITSRRHAKLLLHLVEGDGGAAAGGGASVKDLRLRRVVPPASATLDVSPECAAAAAKPGSVQIQSTPPEPVAAAEDRERKPMLPRSKLVRDPGSFGYRRLLPFLNQMANKGSDISSSKDMPSENKVPIPSKELSRSDSGLADEIPPVGGSQGGAAPLDSVEPPPVVKAVADTEICDSVKEETKSAPVDLASSKPSLARCTRSKFVHHPSSFSYKRMLPFLMENDISSQEGDRAKFRRLSEEQQMTSDETDVQASGQIQSATAEVLLDGSAAEVQKGTQGEEPASVGDPLSSESGELASGVNAVPSGRQNQLPVSEDTHGEGNAAEVESTVEEKASKSDEKPVPMDSVDLPVGKAEGTQEAKDCCDSVKEETKIVPADLASSKPSLPRCMRSKFVPHRSSFSYKRMLPFLMENETSSQKEDMAKLQTVSEEKQLALPENDVLASGNHLSVSEGSPEACYQAELDRIVEEISSTDENYLLKGVQLQSVVPVAEVSLDVSTAEVQKVTQEVLASDGDLLSPDKRELTSERNDVLAGGQCQLAVSDGSAKESDVAEAERIVEEKATKSDENSVLNDRDESSGLASDKGEFLMKDQPQACDSKKLQCNADLALAQQCQSPESGCSIKTVMVDGGADPHGSPERHDSVASLGGLLLDVGMICKPSEPSIGSPLSAEGMSGCVAHAESGLSKVGTPSPLGSPCLEQQRLSPKIPSPSSGAFSGASFLKKRGFSPKKLSPKKGILKRHTMGCRGICMCLDCSVFRLRADRAFEFSRKQMQEADDIIVNLLEEVASLRSMAEKSSGKEQMEACQRALRVEEVAKERRQQMLAELNSHCKIPGPRVKFAQYVEGKMASSPSSSSRRQ
- the LOC125542732 gene encoding uncharacterized protein LOC125542732 — encoded protein: MQDWAGVFIPLVLFILLSPGLLFQIPGKCRIIEFGNFHTSAVSIIVHSVIFFSFAAIFLIAVGVHIDLGP
- the LOC125542728 gene encoding uncharacterized protein LOC125542728 isoform X1 (The sequence of the model RefSeq protein was modified relative to this genomic sequence to represent the inferred CDS: added 26 bases not found in genome assembly), with the protein product MGTLFSEGMSNPAPTAPEPEARANAAAAAAPTTTMPSQQIPATPVGGITSRRHAKLLLHLVEGDGGAAAGGGASVKDLRLRRVVPPASATLDVSPECAAAAAKPGSVQIQSTPPEPVAAAEDRERKPMLPRSKLVRDPGSFGYRRLLPFLNQMANKGSDISSSKDMPSENKVPIPSKELSRSDSGLADEIPPVGGSQGGAAPLDSVEPPPVVKAVADTEICDSVKEETKSAPVDLASSKPSLARCTRSKFVHHPSSFSYKRMLPFLMENDISSQEGDRAKFRRLSEEQQMTSDETDVQASGQIQSATAEVLLDGSAAEVQKGTQGEEPASVGDPLSSESGELASGVNAVPSGRQNQLPVSEDTHGEGNAAEVESTVEEKASKSDEKPVPMDSVDLPVGKAEGTQEAKDCCDSVKEETKIVPADLASSKPSLPRCMRSKFVPHRSSFSYKRMLPFLMENETSSQKEDMAKLQTVSEEKQLALPENDVLASGNHLSVSEGSPEACYQAELDRIVEEISSTDENYLLKGVQLQSVVPVAEVSLDVSTAEVQKVTQEVLASDGDLLSPDKRELTSERNDVLAGGQCQLAVSDGSAKESDVAEAERIVEEKATKSDENSVLNDRDESSGLASDKGEFLMKDQPQACDSKKLQCNADLALAQQCQSPESGCSIKTVMVDGGADPHGSPERHDSVASLGGLLLDVGMICKPSEPSIGSPLSAEGMSGCVAHAESGLSKVGTPSPLGSPCLEQQRLSPKIPSPSSGAFSGASFLKKRGFSPKKLSPKKGILKRHTMGCRGICMCLDCSVFRLRADRAFEFSRKQMQEADDIIVNLLEEVASLRSMAEKSSGKQEQMEACQRALRVEEVAKERRQQMLAELNSHCKIPGPRVKFAQYVEGKMASSPSSSSRRQ